DNA from Sulfitobacter albidus:
CGATTTCATCGAGAGCTTTGATTACTTCGAAAGCGACTGGATCAAGACCGGCTGGAAGGAAGAGCGCCTGATCTATCGCCACTGGTTCAACGAACGTGCGCAGAAAAAACGCTTTTACGCGATGTTCGAGCTGCAAAAGCGGCTGGGCCTGAAACGCGAGATCCCGGCAGACATTCAGGTGATGATTGGCAGCCAATGGTGGTGCCTGCGCCGTCAGACCATCGAATGGGTGCTGGATTTCTGCAAGCGCCGGCGCGATGTGATGCGGTTTTTCCGCACGACATGGATCCCGGACGAGACATTCTTTCAAACTCTCGTGCGCCACCTCATCCCCGAAGAGCAGATCCGCAGTCGCAACCTGACCTTCCTGATGTTCACCGACTACGGCATGCCCGTGACGTTCTACAACGATCACTACGATCTGTTGCTGAGCCAGGACTATCTGTTCGCCCGCAAGATCAGCGCCGATGCGCAGGACCTCAAACGGCGACTTGGCCTGCTCTATGCCGCCAAGGGCGTGCAGTTCCAGATCAGCAACGAAGGGCGCAGCCTGTTCAACTTCCTCACGGGGCGCGGGCGGATCGGGCGACGGTTCTCTACCCGCTTCTGGGAGACCGAGAGCACGCTGGGGCGCGAGCGCGAGCTGCTGATCGTCGTGTGCAAGAAATGGCACGTGGCCAAGCGGGTGCTGGAACGTATCCGCCAGACCACAAACGTACCGGCCATCGAATACGTCTTCAACGAGGAGGACACGCCCCTCCCGGCCCTCGGCGGGATCGAGAAAACGCTGGGCAAGCGCACCCGACATCGCCGCGCGCTGATGCGGATGCTGTTCGACTATTTCGAGACCGACAAGCTGATCGTTTGCATGGACCCGGCGAACCTTGATCTGTTGAACGATTTTGCCTCGGACCGCTCGACCACCCGCATCCTTGAGATCGAGTGCAGCTTTACCGATGAATACTTGATCGGACACGCCATGCGCGTGGGCCTCGCGGGCGATCAGACAAGCATGGAAACCCTGCAACGTCTGCTGCCCACGATCCGCAACGACATGGTGTTCGAAAGCGACGCGATCCGCGACGCCCAGTTCGAGAACCACGGGCGCATGCGCGAACAGGCCCTCCCCGAGGACAACGCGGACGTACTGGCGCAATTCCTGAACATCGCACCCGAAAAAGCGCGCGAAATCGCGCAGACAGATTACCTATTCGCCGACTGAGGAGCCGATATGGCCTACGACTACGACGACCAGAACATCTTTGCCAAGATCCTGCGCGGTGAGATCCCCAACCAGACCGTGCTGGAGACAGAGCATACGCTGGCCTTCCGCGATATCGAGCCACAGGCGCCGACGCATGTACTGGTGATCCCCAAGGGCTCTTACGTGAGCTACGATCACTTTGCCGCGCAGGCGAGCGACGCGGAAATCATCGATTTTACCCGCGCCATCGCAAAGGTCTGCGAGATGGAGGGCGTCACGCTCAGCGCAGGCGAGGGATTTCGCATGATCTCAAACGCC
Protein-coding regions in this window:
- a CDS encoding DUF5928 domain-containing protein, encoding MAKIAYILLCHKDPDAIIKQAERLTAVGDYMSIHFDASADLAHFTRIRDALKNNPHVTFATKRIKCGWGEWSLVEATLYAVQAAVDAFPRATHFYMLSGDCMSIKSAEYAHRFLDDNDADFIESFDYFESDWIKTGWKEERLIYRHWFNERAQKKRFYAMFELQKRLGLKREIPADIQVMIGSQWWCLRRQTIEWVLDFCKRRRDVMRFFRTTWIPDETFFQTLVRHLIPEEQIRSRNLTFLMFTDYGMPVTFYNDHYDLLLSQDYLFARKISADAQDLKRRLGLLYAAKGVQFQISNEGRSLFNFLTGRGRIGRRFSTRFWETESTLGRERELLIVVCKKWHVAKRVLERIRQTTNVPAIEYVFNEEDTPLPALGGIEKTLGKRTRHRRALMRMLFDYFETDKLIVCMDPANLDLLNDFASDRSTTRILEIECSFTDEYLIGHAMRVGLAGDQTSMETLQRLLPTIRNDMVFESDAIRDAQFENHGRMREQALPEDNADVLAQFLNIAPEKAREIAQTDYLFAD
- a CDS encoding histidine triad nucleotide-binding protein; protein product: MAYDYDDQNIFAKILRGEIPNQTVLETEHTLAFRDIEPQAPTHVLVIPKGSYVSYDHFAAQASDAEIIDFTRAIAKVCEMEGVTLSAGEGFRMISNAGAHGVQEVPHLHVHILGGRPMGRMVQPAK